The Rickettsia helvetica genome has a segment encoding these proteins:
- a CDS encoding ankyrin repeat domain-containing protein, protein MAIRDNKWSDLHIAVGSKEIKLVKALCNEKNINATDVKCRTPLELAILGHDLETVKFLV, encoded by the coding sequence ATGGCTATAAGAGATAATAAATGGTCGGATTTACATATAGCAGTAGGATCTAAAGAAATAAAGTTAGTAAAAGCTTTATGTAATGAAAAAAATATTAATGCTACAGATGTTAAATGTAGAACTCCTTTGGAGTTAGCAATACTTGGTCATGATTTAGAAACAGTAAAATTTTTAGTTTAG
- the map gene encoding type I methionyl aminopeptidase, producing MTIKIHTEKDFVKMRAAGKLAAETLDFITDHVKPNVTTNSLNDLCHNFITSHNAIPAPLNYKGFPKSICTSINHVVCHGIPNDKPLKNGDIVNIDVTVILDGWYGDTSRMYYVGDVAIKPKRLIQVTYDAMMKGIEVVKPGAKLGDIGHAIQSYAEKHNYSVVRDYTGHGIGRVFHDELSILNYGRSGTGLTLEEGMFFTVEPMINAGNYDTILSKLDGWTVTTRDKSLSAQFEHTIGVTKDGFEIFTLSPKKLKYPPY from the coding sequence ATGACCATAAAAATCCACACGGAAAAAGATTTCGTAAAGATGCGGGCAGCAGGAAAATTGGCTGCAGAGACGCTCGATTTTATTACTGATCACGTAAAACCGAATGTCACTACTAATAGTTTAAATGACCTTTGTCATAATTTTATTACTTCTCATAATGCCATTCCTGCACCGTTAAATTACAAAGGCTTTCCAAAATCGATTTGTACTTCTATAAATCATGTGGTTTGTCACGGCATTCCAAACGATAAACCATTAAAAAACGGTGATATAGTAAATATTGATGTTACGGTAATTTTAGATGGTTGGTACGGTGATACTAGCCGTATGTATTATGTCGGTGACGTAGCAATTAAGCCAAAGCGTCTTATTCAAGTAACTTATGATGCAATGATGAAAGGGATTGAAGTAGTAAAACCCGGTGCTAAACTCGGTGATATTGGGCATGCTATTCAAAGCTATGCCGAGAAGCATAATTATTCGGTGGTCAGAGATTATACAGGTCATGGTATCGGAAGAGTTTTTCATGACGAACTGTCAATATTAAATTACGGTCGCAGCGGCACGGGTCTAACATTAGAAGAAGGGATGTTTTTCACCGTTGAACCTATGATAAATGCCGGTAATTACGACACTATATTAAGTAAACTAGATGGATGGACGGTTACTACACGTGATAAATCATTATCGGCTCAATTTGAGCATACTATAGGCGTGACTAAAGATGGTTTTGAAATATTTACGTTATCGCCTAAAAAATTAAAATACCCTCCATATTAA
- a CDS encoding tyrosine recombinase XerC, translating to MLDISIQELINKWQQYLVLQRNYSNHTVIAYNNDLKHFLEFMNYYNSELVTINHIKTADIRLIRSWLAKRNCNNFTTSSISRGLSAVKNFYRFLEKTTQLNSHIIFSIKSPKKTKLLLKALSEDDVVISLEHIEEYGNVKWIELRNKALLVLIYASGLRISEALSITKLHLQNLEFIRIIGKGSKERIIPWLPIAKNLITQYLEILPYKLDDNEPIFRGKQGKQLQPPVFNRELIKLKHFYGLPQHLTAHSFRHSFASHLLEHGADLRSIQELLGHKSLSTTQNYTKTSIKHLEAVYTTAYPIKK from the coding sequence ATGTTAGATATATCAATTCAAGAATTAATAAATAAGTGGCAACAATACCTCGTTTTGCAAAGAAATTACTCTAATCATACAGTAATTGCTTATAATAATGACCTTAAGCATTTCCTTGAGTTTATGAATTATTATAATTCAGAGCTTGTAACGATAAATCATATTAAAACCGCAGATATAAGATTAATCCGAAGTTGGCTTGCGAAACGTAACTGTAATAATTTTACCACTTCTTCAATTTCACGTGGTTTATCTGCAGTAAAAAATTTTTATAGGTTTTTAGAGAAAACAACACAATTAAATAGTCATATAATTTTTTCTATAAAATCTCCTAAAAAAACTAAATTGTTACTAAAAGCTTTATCGGAAGATGATGTAGTAATATCACTTGAACATATTGAAGAATACGGGAATGTTAAGTGGATAGAACTTAGAAATAAAGCCCTACTTGTTCTTATATATGCTTCAGGTCTACGTATATCGGAAGCATTATCAATTACGAAACTTCATCTACAAAATCTAGAATTTATAAGAATAATAGGTAAAGGTAGTAAAGAAAGAATAATTCCATGGTTACCGATTGCTAAAAATTTAATTACCCAATATTTAGAAATATTGCCGTATAAGTTAGATGATAATGAACCGATATTTAGAGGAAAGCAAGGTAAGCAATTGCAGCCACCGGTATTTAATCGTGAATTAATTAAATTAAAGCATTTTTATGGTTTACCGCAGCATTTAACTGCTCATTCATTTAGACATAGTTTTGCTTCACATTTGCTTGAGCATGGTGCAGATTTACGCTCTATTCAAGAGCTATTAGGTCATAAAAGTCTATCTACTACACAAAACTATACTAAAACAAGTATAAAGCATTTAGAAGCTGTATATACTACCGCATATCCAATTAAAAAATAA
- the pld gene encoding phospholipase D: MKRKNNKFIEISIAFILGVALGIYGQNPDYFTNLINQKSLASSAPQIQYYNISELSRSKVSTCFTPPAGCTKFIANQIDKAEESIYMQAYGMSDALITTALINAQMRGVKVRILLDRSNLKQKFSKLHELQRAKIDVGIDKVPGIAHNKVIIIDKKKVITGSFNFTAAADKRNAENVIIIEDQELAESYLQNWLNRKANN, encoded by the coding sequence ATGAAGAGAAAAAATAATAAATTTATAGAAATAAGTATTGCCTTTATCTTGGGAGTTGCTTTAGGTATTTATGGACAGAATCCGGATTATTTTACTAATCTAATAAATCAAAAATCATTAGCTTCATCTGCTCCACAAATACAGTATTACAATATTTCAGAGCTTTCAAGAAGTAAAGTTAGTACATGTTTTACTCCGCCTGCCGGCTGTACTAAGTTTATAGCCAATCAGATAGATAAAGCTGAAGAATCTATTTATATGCAGGCATACGGTATGAGCGATGCGTTAATTACTACTGCACTTATTAATGCACAGATGCGAGGAGTAAAAGTTAGAATATTGCTCGATCGTAGTAATTTAAAGCAGAAATTTTCTAAATTACACGAATTACAACGAGCAAAAATTGATGTGGGCATAGATAAAGTACCTGGAATCGCTCATAATAAAGTTATAATTATTGATAAAAAGAAAGTAATAACCGGTTCGTTTAATTTCACAGCTGCTGCTGATAAACGTAATGCTGAAAATGTAATTATTATAGAAGATCAGGAACTAGCAGAGTCTTATTTACAAAATTGGTTAAACAGAAAAGCAAATAATTGA
- a CDS encoding DNA translocase FtsK: MLYYINKILLNNKVQAVILGIIGLGIVTVLTSYNIDDPSFNSVTTEYSSNLVGIFGSYLSDCLYQCFGLAAFIIPLACFVWGRNCWYGRYRGSFIRMFVMFLALISSSTLLSKLKLEFIPANAGGAIGIIASNFFERFTNQLYLLLIFFTFIILVVLLEIKFTSLNNFIIKLGKFLTYWIQSFLHNVFSRLSSIRLFPTKNNDKINITSSYQRPVSEKVKCTEEARPVPANPIKFFSKPVSPKISQSEIAELPPISLLRDPENHHVKGASSSELKQKAEELLTVLNDFGVKGQIININQGPVVTQYEFEPAAGTKTSRVVGLSDDIARSLSALSTRIAVIPGKNVLGIELPNKQREFFCLKELIETPEYRDKSTLLPLVLGKDLAGKPLIADLAKMPHLLVAGTTGSGKSVGINAMIVSLLYRYAPEECRFIMIDPKMLELSAYDGIPHLLTPVVTEPSKAVVALKWAVKEMENRYRMMSNIGVKNIAGYNAKILEAVKENRVIERSIQTGFDPETGKPIYETVTMNMEKLPYIVVIVDEMADLMLVAGKDIEMLIQRLAQMARAAGIHIIMATQRPSVDVITGVIKANFPSRISFKVTSKIDSRTILGEQGSEQLLGMGDMLFMGNTSKISRVHGPFVNEAEIEKITEYLKETGTPEYISAVTEQPEEDDSSIDIGDGTSDELLYKKAVQVVRDERKSSISYIQRSLRIGYNKAANLVEKMEKEGIVSPPNHTGKREILLPER, encoded by the coding sequence ATGCTATATTACATAAACAAAATTCTTTTAAACAATAAGGTGCAAGCTGTTATCTTAGGGATAATCGGGCTTGGTATTGTTACTGTTCTCACATCGTATAATATAGATGATCCTTCTTTTAACTCAGTCACAACAGAGTACTCTAGTAATTTAGTCGGAATTTTTGGTTCTTATTTATCGGATTGTTTATATCAATGTTTTGGGTTGGCTGCTTTTATTATACCGCTTGCTTGCTTTGTTTGGGGGAGAAATTGTTGGTATGGAAGATATCGCGGCTCATTTATCCGTATGTTTGTAATGTTTCTTGCTCTTATTAGCAGTAGCACATTATTATCTAAGCTTAAGCTAGAATTCATACCGGCAAATGCAGGCGGAGCTATTGGAATAATAGCTTCTAATTTTTTTGAGCGATTTACAAATCAACTATACTTATTATTAATATTTTTTACCTTTATTATATTAGTTGTTTTACTTGAAATTAAATTTACTTCTTTAAATAATTTTATTATTAAACTAGGTAAATTTTTAACCTATTGGATACAATCTTTTTTACATAATGTATTTTCACGATTGTCGTCAATAAGATTATTCCCTACTAAAAACAATGATAAGATAAATATAACTTCTTCTTACCAAAGGCCCGTGAGTGAAAAAGTAAAATGCACTGAAGAAGCGAGACCCGTACCTGCAAATCCTATAAAATTCTTTAGCAAACCGGTTAGCCCTAAAATATCTCAAAGCGAAATAGCGGAATTGCCGCCTATTTCTTTATTACGTGATCCTGAAAACCATCATGTAAAAGGAGCTTCTTCTTCAGAGCTTAAACAAAAGGCTGAAGAGTTATTAACCGTGTTGAATGATTTTGGAGTTAAAGGGCAGATAATTAATATCAATCAAGGACCGGTGGTAACTCAATATGAATTTGAGCCGGCAGCAGGCACGAAAACATCAAGGGTAGTAGGGTTATCTGATGATATAGCACGCTCATTATCTGCTTTATCAACAAGGATAGCAGTAATACCCGGCAAAAACGTACTTGGTATTGAGCTTCCTAATAAGCAACGTGAATTTTTTTGTTTAAAAGAACTGATAGAAACTCCCGAATACCGAGACAAATCAACTTTGTTGCCGTTAGTCTTGGGTAAAGATTTAGCAGGTAAGCCGCTGATTGCCGATCTTGCTAAAATGCCTCATTTATTAGTAGCAGGAACCACTGGCTCAGGTAAATCCGTCGGTATTAATGCGATGATTGTGTCGCTCTTATACCGCTATGCTCCCGAAGAATGCCGCTTTATCATGATTGACCCGAAAATGCTTGAATTATCGGCTTATGACGGAATACCGCATTTGCTAACTCCCGTGGTAACCGAGCCATCTAAGGCGGTAGTTGCACTTAAATGGGCAGTTAAGGAAATGGAAAACCGTTATAGAATGATGAGCAATATCGGTGTTAAGAATATCGCAGGTTATAATGCAAAAATCTTAGAAGCAGTTAAAGAGAATAGAGTAATTGAGCGTTCGATTCAAACGGGCTTTGATCCTGAAACCGGTAAGCCTATTTACGAAACCGTTACGATGAATATGGAAAAACTACCTTACATAGTGGTTATTGTTGATGAGATGGCTGATTTAATGCTAGTTGCCGGTAAGGATATCGAAATGCTAATTCAAAGGCTTGCTCAAATGGCAAGAGCTGCTGGCATCCATATTATCATGGCAACGCAAAGACCATCGGTAGATGTTATTACCGGCGTCATTAAAGCCAATTTTCCAAGTCGTATTAGCTTTAAAGTTACCTCTAAAATCGATAGTCGAACGATCCTAGGAGAGCAAGGCTCCGAGCAGTTACTCGGTATGGGTGATATGCTATTTATGGGGAATACTTCAAAGATAAGTAGGGTACACGGACCATTTGTTAATGAAGCCGAAATTGAGAAAATTACGGAATATTTAAAAGAAACCGGTACGCCTGAATATATCTCTGCCGTTACCGAGCAACCTGAAGAAGACGATAGTAGCATTGATATCGGCGACGGCACATCTGATGAATTGCTTTACAAAAAAGCTGTGCAGGTAGTACGTGACGAGCGAAAATCTTCCATTAGCTATATCCAAAGGTCGCTTAGAATCGGCTATAACAAAGCTGCCAACTTAGTTGAGAAGATGGAGAAAGAGGGAATAGTCTCACCACCGAATCATACAGGTAAGAGAGAGATATTATTGCCTGAGAGGTAG